From Amphiura filiformis chromosome 20, Afil_fr2py, whole genome shotgun sequence, a single genomic window includes:
- the LOC140142838 gene encoding uncharacterized protein: MDDRMAEGVEHASAILMCFSKKYQESVNCKKEAQYASFCKKPIVPLKYDDHTPRGWLGILINPLLYHDVRTDSAMMASLPKIKEDLHKLTADTATKQSEQRPEDSTSFSATSVNIEAIDSSEAMKQSEDRLTESTSFSLTTINKALDSITEDQDLLDVVEKLRPGEIQLLYIPLKISRVDVEKAEESWNERC; this comes from the exons ATGGATGACAGGATGGCGGAAGGAGTTGAACATGCATCTGCAATTCTGATGTgcttttcaaaaaaatatcaaGAAAGTGTCAACTGCAAAAAAG AAGCGCAATATGCCTCTTTTTGTAAGAAACCCATTGTCCCGTTGAAGTATGACGACCACACCCCTAGAGGTTGGTTGGGAATACTGATTAACCCTCTGCTATATCATGATGTTCGGACTGACTCAGCAATGATGGCAAGTTTACCAAAGATCAAGGAAGACCTTCACAAATTAACAGCAGATACAG CAACGAAGCAATCAGAGCAAAGACCAGAGGATTCCACGTCGTTTTCTGCGACTTCTGTCAACATTGAAGCTATTGACTCCAGTGAAG CAATGAAGCAATCAGAAGACAGACTAACGGAATCTACATCATTTTCTTTGACTACGATCAACAAGGCTCTTGACTCCATCACTGAAG ATCAAGATTTACTGGATGTTGTTGAAAAACTCCGTCCAGGGGAAATCCAACTTCTGTACATTCCTCTGAAAATCAGTCGCGTTGATGTTGAGAAAGCTGAAGAAAGCTGGAACGAGAGATGTTAA